A window from Malassezia japonica chromosome 1, complete sequence encodes these proteins:
- a CDS encoding uncharacterized protein (EggNog:ENOG503P8V7), with protein sequence MPRAGAGRQDSASPHSSTASLPPKRAPSLRRSQLESRLLAGSQGDVEMLLNPPPRPVHDNPFLPGDTVLWLDGRLPESGTHTRPIEDHVQAILTYLSDPEKARVCAAMQEVETPDYCAADAPTSLGKTRGASLQPQRDTSDAAYLARHLRHERNEKKLRRQEKDALVRDRKRLIAQIASMEQVDVALLVPALAAREAERGAAPRDEDELLAHLGNLRTELVSDAKATLARYDKLLPDEAQRGAPSEIRASPAPKTRASPTPLVADPPVPRVVKERTCALGAHTSTPYTTPPRRVGPTLAELAHTPRDASPTPPGSVYPPHPPKRRNSSRRKATSAFGERVPDYAAHREPFDTAMAHFLHGAETPP encoded by the exons atgccgcgcgcggggGCCGGCCGGCAGgacagcgcgtcgccgcacaGCAGTAcggcgtcgctgccgcccaAACGCGCGCCCTccctgcggcgctcgcagcTAGAGTCACGGCTGCTGGCAGGCAGCCAGGGCGATGTCGAGATGCTCTTGAATCCACCGCCCCGGCCTGTAcacg ACAACCCCTTTCTCCCGGGCGATACCGTGCTATGGCTGGATGGGCGTTTGCCCGAGTCCGGCACACACACCCGCCCGATCGAGGACCACGTCCAGGCGATCCTCACCTACCTGTCTGACCCCGAAAAAGCACGCGTTTGCGCTGCGATGCAAGAGGTCGAGACGCCCGACTACTGTGCGGCCGATGCGCCCACGAGCCTCGGCAAGACACGCGGTGCATCCTTAcagccgcagcgcgacacATCCGACGCGGCGTACCTCGCGCGGCACTTGCGGCATGAGCGCAACGAAAAGAAGCTGCGGCGTCAGGAGAAGGACGCActcgtgcgcgaccgcaagcgcctcaTTGCACAGATCGCAAGCATGGAACAagtcgacgtcgcgctgctcgtccctgcgctggcggcgcgcgaggccgagcggggcgccgcgcctcgcgacgaagacgagctgcttgcgcacctTGGAAACTTGCGTACGGAACTCGTGAGCGACGccaaggcgacgctcgcacGCTACGACAAACTCCtgcccgacgaggcgcagcgcggtgcACCGAGCGAAAtccgcgcctcgccggcgcccaaaacacgcgcctcgcctacgccgctcgtcgccgatcCCCCCGTGCCCCGGGTGGTGAAGGAGCGGACGTGTGCACTTGGCGCGCACACCAGCACGCCGTACACGacgccgccccgccgcgtggggccgacgctcgccgagctcgcccaTACGCCGCGCGATGCTTCCCCGACACCGCCCGGCTCCGTATACCCCCCGCATCCGCCCAAGCGGCGCAATTCCTCGCGTAGAAAGGCCACCAGTGCGtttggcgagcgcgtgcccgactatgcggcgcaccgcgagccCTTCGACACGGCCATGGCGCACTTTCTCCACGGTGCGGAAACCCCTCCATAA
- a CDS encoding uncharacterized protein (EggNog:ENOG503NWRZ; COG:A; COG:B; COG:O), whose product MSDQRTAPTAGVPSGSLALSLGLVDSFKPAKVFHEFVQPDCQVTSVDYDDRGEMCVTASNDETIQLYNCRAGRHTKTLYSKKYGVYLARFTHRASAIIYASTKEDDTIRYHSLHDNKYLQYFRGHKRRVVSLEMSPVDDTFLSGAVDDAVRLWDLRSPAAQGHLRVQGHPVVAYDPTGAVFAVALNERNVVLLYDVRKFDHSPFLTITIDDTAALSQVSMPPRVPVITHLSFNQSGQFILAGTAGDVHYVVDSFSGKVLWRLVGHLGLEQASGGGVGMVPQAGISGQEVCWTPDGKMVISGSANGQLCIWAMPEQIPTSPKTLQPSAMLNGHEGPARVVAFNPKCAQLCTAGAQVALWLPDLEGVAE is encoded by the exons ATGAGCGACCAAAggaccgcgccgacggcgggcgtgccgagcggctcgcTGGCGCTGTCGTTGGGCCTTGTCGATAGTTTCAAGCCTGCCAAGGTGTTTCATGAGTTTGTACAGCCTGACTGCCAAGTGACGAGCGTCGACTACGACGATCGTGGCGAGATGTGCGTCACGGCGTCGAACGACGAGACGATCCAGCTGTACAATTGCCGTGCGGGACG GCATACCAAGACGCTCTATAGCAAAAAATACGGCGTGTACCTCGCGCGCTTTACGCACCGCGCATCGGCGATTATTTACGCGTCGACCAAGGAAGATG ACACCATTCGATACCATTCGCTGCACGACAACAAGTACCTGCAGTACTTTCGTGGACACAAGCGGCG CGTTGTGTCGCTCGAAATgtcgccggtcgacgaTACCTTTTTGTCCGGCGCAGTGGACGACGCCGTGCGGCTGTGGGACTTGCGCAGCCCGGCCGCGCAAGGCCATCTGCGTGTGCAGGGCCACCCGGTCGTGGCGTACGACCCCACCGGCGCGGTGTTTGCCGTGGCACTGAACGAGCGCAATGTCGTGCTCCTgtacgacgtgcgcaagtTCGACCACAGCCCATTCCTTACCATCACGATCGACGACACGGCCGCCCTCTCGCAGGTGTcgatgccgccgcgcgtgccggtgaTTACCCATCTCTCCTTCAACCAGTCGGGACAATTTATTTTGGCCGGCAcggcgggcgacgtgcacTACGTCGTCGACTCCTTCTCAGGCAAGGTCCTAtggcgcctcgtcggccatcTCGGGCTCGAGCAGGCTTCGGGCGGCGGAGTGGGCATGGTGCCGCAGGCGGGCATTAGCGGCCAGGAGGTGTGCTGGACACCCGACGGCAAGATGGTGATCTCTGGCTCGGCCAACGGACAGCTGTGCATCTGGGCCATGCCGGAACAGATTCCCACCTCGCCCAAAACACTCCAGCCGAGTGCGATGCTCAACGGGCACGAGGGGCCGGCGCGTGTCGTTGCGTTCAACCCTAAATGCGCTC AATTGTGCACAGCGGGCGCGCAGGTTGCACTCTGGCTCCCGGACCTCGAAGGAGTCGCTGAATAG
- a CDS encoding uncharacterized protein (COG:I; EggNog:ENOG503P1MG) translates to MSQPQSTTFTTKEGNVPLLRLDLDPNTRIFVLYLLGEQTPDNRLTHELIREGFVPALQHVKKQWAEWVDNDDVREGAALITTSLTSNKIFSNGLDLMNAIADPKFFDEYLNVLFKEYLTLPIPTVASVGGHAFAGGFTLACVHDYRVQNGQKGYMCMNEIEFGAPVPNGMMAAVKTVTQNPTVIRKIVLEGHRFSAKDAHAHGIVDVIANGPGYEGSEGTLKKSIELATALRSRSAKNAWLVNRELLYKEQLETMNRPDKFNMPS, encoded by the coding sequence ATGTCGCAGCCGCAGTCGACGACGTTCACCACGAAGGAGGGCAACGTTCCTCTTCTCCGCCTGGACCTTGACCCGAACACGCGCATCTTTGTGCTGTACCTGCTTGGCGAGCAGACGCCCGACAACCGTCTGACGCACGAGCTGATTCGCGAGGGTTTCGTGCCGGCCCTGCAGCACGTCAAGAAGCAGTGGGCCGAGTGGGTGGATAATGACGATGTCCGCGAGGGTGCAGCGCTTATCACCACTTCGTTGACGTCGAACAAGATCTTCTCGAACGGTCTGGACCTGATGAATGCCATCGCCGATCCCAAGTTCTTCGACGAGTACCTGAACGTGCTGTTCAAGGAGTACCTTACGCTCCCGATCCCCACAGTCGCCTCGGTCGGTGGCCATGCGTTCGCTGGTGGGTTTACGCTCGCGTGCGTGCACGACTACCGCGTGCAGAACGGCCAGAAGGGCTACATGTGCATGAACGAGATCGAATTTGGCGCGCCGGTTCCCAACGGTATGATGGCCGCGGTCAAGACCGTGACGCAGAACCCCACGGTTATCCGCAAGATCGTGCTCGAGGGCCACCGCTTCTCGGCGAaggacgcgcacgcgcacggcaTCGTCGACGTGATCGCCAACGGCCCCGGCTACGAGGGCTCGGAGGGCACGCTCAAGAAGTCGatcgagctcgcgacggcgctgcgctcgcgctcggcaaagaACGCCTGGCTCGTCAACCGTGAGCTGCTGTACAAGGAACAGCTCGAGACGATGAACCGCCCTGACAAGTTCAACATGCCGTCGTAG